The following are encoded in a window of Bacteroidales bacterium genomic DNA:
- the radC gene encoding DNA repair protein RadC, with protein MKHIPISRWAEEDRPREKLMLKGKHSLSDAELLAILIGTGSREHSALDLAKEILTEIQNNLIELSKLQVNELVKFQGIGHAKAITIIAALELGRRRRGSEVIQRKKIQSSRDVFELFQVELAEKKYEGFWLLLLDRANKIVGQEKISEGGTAGTVADPKRIFKVAIDRHASSLILCHNHPSGNVEPSQADISLTKKMIHAGTLLDIQILDHIIIGEENYFSFADENMMT; from the coding sequence ATGAAGCACATTCCAATCAGCCGTTGGGCGGAGGAAGACCGGCCCCGTGAAAAATTGATGCTCAAGGGCAAGCATTCACTCAGTGATGCTGAATTATTGGCAATCCTCATCGGGACAGGTTCCAGGGAGCATTCGGCCCTGGACCTGGCCAAGGAGATCCTGACCGAGATACAGAACAATCTGATCGAACTGTCGAAACTACAGGTCAATGAACTGGTAAAGTTCCAGGGCATCGGCCATGCCAAAGCCATAACGATCATTGCGGCACTGGAACTTGGGCGCCGGCGACGAGGATCCGAAGTGATACAGCGAAAAAAGATCCAGTCAAGCAGGGATGTCTTTGAACTCTTTCAGGTTGAACTGGCTGAAAAAAAATACGAGGGATTCTGGCTTCTGCTGCTCGACCGGGCAAACAAAATTGTTGGCCAGGAAAAGATCAGCGAGGGAGGAACGGCAGGAACCGTGGCTGATCCCAAGCGGATCTTCAAGGTGGCGATCGACCGTCACGCATCCTCACTCATTCTCTGCCATAACCATCCTTCGGGCAATGTTGAACCCAGCCAGGCCGACATCTCCCTGACAAAAAAGATGATCCACGCGGGAACCCTGCTGGACATTCAAATTTTGGATCATATCATTATCGGTGAGGAGAATTATTTTAGCTTTGCAGACGAGAACATGATGACATGA
- the rpsF gene encoding 30S ribosomal protein S6, producing the protein MNHYETVFIMTPVLSEEQMKETVLKFSSFLKERGAEIVHENYWGLRKLAYPIQKKSSGFYHLIEFKSDGNFLKELETTFKRDERVIRYLLVKLDKHAIVYNEKRRSKKEASLAKTEEKIDA; encoded by the coding sequence ATTAACCATTATGAAACCGTTTTCATTATGACTCCCGTTTTATCTGAAGAACAGATGAAGGAAACGGTACTTAAATTCAGTAGCTTCCTGAAAGAAAGGGGGGCGGAAATCGTCCACGAAAACTACTGGGGATTGCGTAAACTGGCATATCCCATTCAGAAAAAATCTTCCGGATTTTACCATCTGATCGAGTTCAAATCCGACGGTAATTTCCTCAAAGAACTTGAAACTACCTTCAAACGCGATGAACGCGTGATTCGTTATCTTCTCGTGAAACTTGACAAGCATGCGATCGTTTATAACGAAAAAAGACGCAGTAAGAAAGAAGCCAGTTTGGCCAAAACGGAAGAAAAAATTGATGCCTAA
- a CDS encoding bifunctional ADP-heptose synthase, with the protein MLREKDIKKYFTDITGLNVLIIGDVMIDSYIWGKVERISPEAPVPIVTVNRRASLLGGAANVALNVKAMGGKPILCSVIGSDSKADEFIQLLEKENLFTKGIVRSKERITTTKFRVIGNNYQMLRVDEETDTELNTKEADELIQCFNSLLKTYPIHVVIIQDYNKGVMSARAIQKITHRAGELHIPVAVDPKKKNFNEYRNVNLFKPNLKELIEGLKIDFDPDDTDLLREAVQAFQKNQGIDNMLVTLSEKGVFISSRLGEHSYITHSVPAYVRTIADVSGAGDTVISVAALCLALKMNPLEIATISNLAGGLVCESIGVVPVDRVKLMEEMMGLNS; encoded by the coding sequence ATGCTGAGAGAAAAGGACATAAAAAAATATTTCACGGACATCACCGGGCTGAATGTGCTCATCATCGGCGATGTGATGATTGACTCCTATATCTGGGGTAAAGTGGAAAGGATCTCACCTGAAGCGCCGGTGCCGATCGTCACGGTGAACCGGCGGGCCAGCCTGCTGGGAGGTGCAGCCAATGTAGCCCTGAATGTCAAAGCAATGGGTGGAAAACCCATCCTGTGCTCGGTCATCGGCAGCGACAGCAAAGCCGATGAATTCATACAGCTGCTGGAAAAGGAAAATCTTTTCACAAAAGGGATCGTCAGAAGCAAGGAACGGATCACCACCACCAAGTTCAGAGTCATCGGAAACAATTACCAGATGCTCAGGGTGGATGAAGAAACCGACACCGAACTCAACACCAAAGAAGCGGATGAACTGATCCAATGCTTTAACTCCCTTTTAAAGACATACCCCATCCATGTCGTCATCATCCAGGATTATAACAAGGGAGTGATGAGTGCCAGGGCGATACAAAAAATCACCCATCGGGCCGGAGAGCTTCATATTCCGGTTGCCGTTGATCCCAAGAAAAAAAATTTCAATGAATACAGGAACGTAAACCTTTTCAAGCCCAACCTGAAGGAGCTCATCGAAGGATTGAAAATAGATTTCGACCCTGATGATACGGACCTTTTACGGGAGGCTGTTCAGGCTTTTCAGAAAAACCAGGGAATCGACAACATGCTGGTCACGCTTTCCGAAAAAGGCGTGTTTATCAGTTCAAGACTGGGTGAGCATTCCTATATCACCCATTCGGTCCCTGCATATGTGCGGACGATCGCCGATGTATCCGGAGCCGGTGATACGGTGATCAGCGTGGCAGCCCTCTGCCTGGCACTGAAAATGAATCCCCTGGAGATCGCAACGATCTCCAATCTTGCCGGAGGTCTGGTGTGCGAATCCATCGGGGTCGTACCGGTCGACCGGGTGAAGCTGATGGAAGAAATGATGGGATTGAATTCCTAG
- a CDS encoding outer membrane beta-barrel protein: protein MKVVAPISLRLLVVLMLSSWNGTTQVNKVPNLQKFDYAPYHFGFVLAMNQMFFTVKPVPGIDTVWFPKSAIPDREESDAARVDSIAHKYYPGFTIGIVSNLRLGEYFDLRLIPSLAFGERDLIYYVERNNTYKDPGVFFMDTINKKIYSTLVEVPLHLKYKAMRLQNSRIYVLGGVMYTLDLAKESKRMKDSSTNKHVKLNKSDLLGEAGVGCDFYTAYFKFGIELKMSYGLFNIIEREGNLYTESIDQLRSKMFQLSFTFE, encoded by the coding sequence TTGAAGGTTGTAGCACCCATATCCCTCCGATTGCTGGTCGTGTTGATGCTGTCCTCGTGGAATGGCACCACCCAGGTCAATAAAGTACCCAACCTGCAGAAATTCGACTACGCTCCATACCATTTCGGCTTCGTTCTGGCCATGAACCAGATGTTCTTTACGGTAAAACCCGTCCCGGGCATTGATACGGTCTGGTTTCCGAAATCCGCCATACCCGACCGGGAGGAGTCAGATGCTGCCCGGGTTGACTCCATTGCACATAAATATTATCCGGGATTTACCATCGGAATTGTTTCCAACCTCCGGCTCGGGGAATATTTTGACCTGAGATTGATCCCCAGCCTGGCCTTCGGCGAAAGAGACCTGATCTATTATGTGGAACGCAATAATACATATAAAGATCCAGGAGTTTTCTTTATGGACACGATCAACAAGAAAATATATTCGACGCTTGTTGAAGTCCCCCTGCATCTGAAATACAAAGCCATGCGGCTGCAGAATTCCAGGATTTATGTCCTGGGAGGTGTCATGTACACCCTTGACCTTGCCAAGGAGTCAAAACGGATGAAAGACAGCAGCACCAATAAACATGTCAAACTGAATAAGAGTGACCTGCTGGGTGAGGCAGGTGTGGGATGCGATTTTTATACGGCATACTTCAAATTTGGAATAGAGCTTAAAATGTCCTATGGACTTTTCAACATCATTGAAAGAGAGGGGAACCTGTACACCGAATCGATCGATCAATTGAGATCCAAAATGTTCCAGCTCTCATTCACTTTTGAATAG
- the rpsT gene encoding 30S ribosomal protein S20, translating into MANHKSSLKRIRQTEAKREHNRYFAKTMRNAIRDFRALTDKKQAEEKLSGLVSLIDKNAKRSLVHKNKAGNLKSSLTKHVNTLQ; encoded by the coding sequence ATGGCAAATCATAAGTCTTCACTCAAAAGAATCCGGCAGACCGAGGCCAAAAGAGAGCATAATCGTTATTTTGCCAAAACGATGCGTAATGCCATCAGGGATTTCCGTGCACTGACCGATAAAAAACAGGCTGAAGAAAAGCTCTCCGGCCTGGTCAGCCTGATTGACAAAAACGCCAAGCGTTCGCTGGTTCACAAAAATAAGGCCGGCAACCTCAAATCCAGCCTTACAAAACATGTCAATACCTTGCAATAA
- the wecB gene encoding UDP-N-acetylglucosamine 2-epimerase (non-hydrolyzing), which translates to MMHLTTVIGARPQFIKAAAISRAIRETFHGQITERIIHTGQHYDRQMSQVFFEELEIPVPDVNLEVGSHHHGKQTARMISLLEEELQRSVTDAVLVFGDTNSTLAGALAAAKMHIPVIHVEAGMRSFHKTMPEEINRILCDHASTLLFTPTMTGMKNLEKEGLIHHPQAFRDIDHPGIYHCGDVMYDNCLYYQSLAEKQSTLLRKHGLNEGEYALVTVHRAQNTEDLRRLADIFKAMASIALEEKIKILVPLHPRTALSLQQSLPANFTEELRHDDRLILTGPVSYFDMLMLEKNARLILTDSGGVQKEAYFFRKPCIILRAETEWQEIADNHCAILTDANPERIMKAFRHFQSSPPRSFPPIFGDGHAATFICQQTLEDLG; encoded by the coding sequence ATGATGCACCTCACTACCGTAATCGGGGCCAGGCCTCAGTTCATAAAAGCTGCCGCCATAAGCCGTGCGATCCGGGAAACCTTTCACGGACAGATCACCGAACGCATCATTCACACCGGCCAGCATTACGACCGGCAGATGTCACAGGTTTTTTTCGAGGAGCTGGAGATACCGGTGCCTGATGTCAACCTGGAAGTGGGATCGCACCATCACGGGAAACAAACCGCACGGATGATCAGCCTCCTGGAAGAGGAACTGCAGCGTTCGGTGACCGATGCCGTGCTGGTCTTTGGTGATACAAATTCCACGCTTGCCGGTGCGCTGGCGGCAGCCAAAATGCATATTCCCGTAATCCACGTTGAAGCCGGGATGCGATCCTTCCATAAAACGATGCCGGAAGAAATCAACAGGATCCTGTGCGATCATGCCTCAACCCTGCTGTTCACCCCCACGATGACGGGAATGAAGAATCTGGAAAAGGAAGGACTCATTCATCACCCGCAAGCCTTTCGGGATATCGACCATCCCGGAATCTATCACTGCGGGGATGTGATGTATGATAATTGTCTTTATTATCAATCCCTTGCCGAAAAACAATCCACCCTGTTGAGGAAACACGGGCTGAACGAAGGGGAATATGCTCTGGTCACAGTGCACCGGGCTCAAAATACGGAGGATCTCCGGCGCCTGGCCGACATTTTCAAGGCCATGGCATCCATTGCCCTGGAAGAAAAAATAAAGATCCTTGTTCCTCTTCATCCACGGACCGCACTCTCCCTCCAACAATCCCTGCCGGCCAACTTCACCGAAGAACTTCGGCACGACGATCGTCTCATCCTGACAGGCCCTGTTTCCTATTTTGACATGCTGATGCTGGAAAAAAACGCCAGGCTTATCCTCACCGATTCAGGGGGAGTGCAAAAGGAAGCCTATTTCTTCCGGAAACCCTGCATCATCCTGCGGGCAGAAACCGAATGGCAGGAGATCGCCGACAACCACTGCGCAATCCTGACCGATGCGAATCCTGAAAGGATAATGAAGGCTTTCCGACACTTTCAGTCCTCCCCCCCACGGTCATTTCCGCCCATCTTCGGAGATGGACACGCAGCAACCTTCATCTGCCAACAAACGCTGGAGGATCTTGGATAA